A genome region from Trichosurus vulpecula isolate mTriVul1 chromosome 5, mTriVul1.pri, whole genome shotgun sequence includes the following:
- the TMEM106B gene encoding transmembrane protein 106B, giving the protein MGKSFSHLPLHSCKDDGYDGMTSSDNMRNGLIHSESHNEDGRNGDVSQFPYVEFTGRDSVTCPTCQGTGRIPRGQENQLVALIPYSDQRLRPRRTKLYVMASVFMCLLLSGLAVFFLFPRSIDVKYVGVKSVYVSYDDAKRVIYLNITSTLNITNNNYYSVEVANITAQVQFSKTVIGKARLNNITNIGPLDMKQIDYTVPTTIVDEMSYMYDFCTMISIKVHNIVVMMQVTVTTTYFGHSEQISLERYLYVDCGRNTTYHLGQSEYLNALQPPQ; this is encoded by the exons ATGGGTAAATCTTTTTCTCACTTGCCTTTGCATTCCTGTAAAGATGATGGCTATGATGGAATGACATCATCTGATAATATGAGGAATGGCTTAATTCATTCTGAAAGCCACAATGAAGATGGAAGGAACGGAGACGTCTCTCAGTTTCCATATGTGGAATTCACCGGAAGAGACAGTGTCACGTGCCCTACTTGTCAGGGGACTGGCAGGATTCCTCGGG GCCAGGAAAATCAACTCGTGGCATTGATTCCATACAGTGATCAGAGACTAAGGCCGAGAAGAAC AAAGCTCTATGTGATGGCATCTGTGTTTATGTGTCTGCTGCTTTCTGGGCTGGCCgttttcttcctgtttcctcGATCCATTGACGTGAAATACGTTGGTGTGAAGTCAGTGTATGTCAGTTATGATGATGCAAAGCGTGTGATCTACTTAAATATCACG AGCACCCTAAATATAACGAACAACAATTATTATTCTGTGGAAGTCGCAAACATCACAGCGCAAGTCCAGTTTTCAAAAACTGTTATTGGAAAGGCGCGATTAAATAACATCACCAATATTGGGCCACTGGATATGAAACAG ATTGATTACACAGTTCCTACCACTATAGTAGATGAGATGAGTTATATGTA TGATTTCTGCACGATGATCTCCATCAAAGTCCACAACATCGTGGTCATGATGCA agtgACTGTGACTACCACCTACTTTGGGCACTCTGAGCAAATATCCCTAGAGCGGTACCTGTATGTCGACTGTGGAAGAAACACCACCTACCACCTGGGCCAGTCGGAGTATCTGAATGCGTTGCAGCCACCTCAGTAG